In a single window of the Candidatus Tisiphia endosymbiont of Nemotelus nigrinus genome:
- a CDS encoding D-alanyl-D-alanine carboxypeptidase family protein produces the protein MLMRLLIFFSCVLTFSTSLNPAYAARKPVSLPIQTSLVVDYKSGRILHDINSTTKIYPASLTKLMTLYLLFEALESGRLSINQKLYVSKNAEKMLPCKLGLKAKESITVKEAIFGLIIRSANDVAMVVAENIKGTEENFARLMNIRAKQLGMKDTYFKNASGWHHPYQETTARDLAKLAIGIKRDFPKYYSYFSKNNFVFRGNIVRGHNKVNETYEGVEGLKTGYTTPAGYNLITAATRQNKSLVAIITGGRSAESRNLQMIKLLDRHFGHSSNSNVMSNKLITVPSKTYSKKTKSTKVATNPKVKNRKKLVRS, from the coding sequence ATGCTAATGAGATTATTAATATTTTTTTCCTGTGTATTAACATTTAGTACAAGTTTAAATCCTGCTTATGCTGCAAGAAAACCTGTGTCTTTGCCAATTCAAACAAGTCTTGTCGTAGATTACAAGAGTGGTAGAATATTGCATGATATAAATTCTACTACTAAAATATACCCGGCTTCATTGACAAAACTAATGACTTTGTATTTATTATTTGAAGCATTAGAATCTGGTAGGTTATCAATAAATCAAAAATTATATGTTTCAAAAAACGCAGAGAAAATGCTACCATGCAAACTAGGGCTTAAGGCAAAAGAATCTATTACTGTAAAAGAAGCTATTTTCGGGCTAATTATTAGATCAGCAAACGATGTAGCTATGGTAGTAGCTGAAAATATTAAAGGTACTGAAGAAAATTTTGCTCGTTTGATGAATATTCGTGCTAAACAGCTTGGTATGAAAGATACTTATTTTAAAAACGCTTCTGGATGGCATCATCCTTATCAAGAAACTACTGCCCGGGATCTTGCTAAACTAGCTATAGGTATTAAGCGAGATTTTCCTAAATATTATAGTTATTTTTCTAAAAATAACTTTGTTTTTAGAGGTAATATTGTACGAGGACATAATAAAGTAAATGAAACTTATGAAGGAGTTGAAGGGTTGAAAACTGGTTATACCACTCCAGCCGGCTATAACTTGATTACTGCAGCAACTAGACAAAATAAATCTTTGGTTGCTATTATTACAGGGGGTAGGTCTGCTGAATCTAGAAATCTGCAAATGATAAAACTATTAGATAGACATTTTGGTCATTCGAGCAATAGTAATGTTATGTCTAATAAGTTGATAACAGTACCATCAAAAACATATAGTAAAAAAACAAAGTCAACTAAAGTTGCGACAAATCCTAAAGTAAAAAACAGGAAAAAGTTAGTTCGAAGCTAG